CCTAGCTGTTATGACAAACAACTGAAATTCTTCATTAGGTAGTCTGATAGAAAGGGCAGAGACCTAAGATGGACCAGGGATAGGGATCCAGTAATTCCATCCGTAAGACAAGGTCATGGTGTTCCCCTTCCATGCTAGGAGTTCAGGAATCCCTTACCCCTTGCTATTTAGCTTGGGCAGTTGAAATTAGGCAAGGAACTCATTCCCATTTTtctaactcattcattcatttattcattttgtagaaTTAATGAATTCACTTAATCAAGTTTGTTGAGTATCATTCATATGCCCAGGACCCCTCTGAGGCAGAGGAGAGAACACAATTCCCTGATCTTATGCAATTTATATTCTAGTTGAGGAGGGGAGTTTGTCTGGTGATCTTATCCCTAGTGCTTCCTTAAGAATGGTTCTCAGGGTGCTTTTCTgggccttactctctcctctgaAAAAGGCATTTACTTTCTTCATTATTATATAAGTCCAGTTATGAATTATTAGGCTCTTTATATAGATTGGTTTTCTTTACTAACAGTATAGATATATTATCTATGAGTAATGTAACTTAATGTAATAATATCTATATTAACAGTATAGATCATACTTTCCAGTAGCCCTGGACATTAGGTAAGTTAGTTTCTCTTTGAATCATAGAAGGGGAATCAGAGGCAAAGGCTAAGAAAGGAATATGATGTTCCCAGGGTGCCAGGCAGCCCTGCAGATGATGGATTGTTCCTAAACTTCCCTAAAGGGCTGGATCAGGGATGAAGAGGGCATGGGATCACTATGGAGGCTGACTAGCATTTACTTCTTCTGCAGGCCACCAGTGTCTGTGGCCTTCCGGGCCCCCTGTGCCACCATGGCCTGGCTTCGAATTTCCAGCACTGCCATGGCGGTCCTCTTCATGGTACAGACAGGCCTCCTCCTCTACCTGTACACACACCACAACCATTTGCTGCCCTCCTTCAAGGAGAAGCCGGCCCACGTCCACGTGCTGATCCTGTCCTCGTGGCGCTCAGGCTCCTCCTTTGTGGGGCAGCTGTTCAGCCAGCACCCGGACGTCTTCTACCTGATGGAGCCAGCCTGGCACGTGTGGGTGACCCTCTCCCAGAGCAATGCTGAGGTGCTGCACATGGCTGTGCGGGACCTGGTGCGCTCCGTCTTCCTCTGTGACATGAACGTCTTCAGTGCCTACCTGCCCTGGTACCGAACCCTGTCTGACCTCTTCCAGTGGGCTGTCAGCAGAGCCCTGTGCTCCCCGCCTGCCTGCAGCGCCTTCCGGAGGGAGGACATCACTAGCGAGGCTGCCTGCAAAAGCCAGTGCGGGCAGCAGCCATTCAGGGCCGTGGCCAAGGCTTGCCGCTCCTACAGCCACGTGGTGCTCAAGGAGGTGCGCTTCTTTAACTTGCAGGTTCTCTACCCGCTGCTGACCGACCCCTCCCTCAACCTGCACATCATCCACTTGGTCCGGGATCCCCGAGCCGTGCTCAAGTCCCGCGAGCAGTCGGCCAAGGCCTTGGCGCGGGACAACGGCATCGTGCTGGGCACCAACGGGACGTGGGTGGAAGCGGACCCCGGGCTACGGGTGGTGCAGGAGGTGTGCCGCAGCCACGTGCGCATCACCGAGGTGGCCATGCAGAAGCCGCCGCCCTTTCTGCAGGGCCGTTATCGCCTGGTGCGCTTTGAGGACTTGGTGAGAAACCCGCTGGCCGAGATCCAAAGTATGTACGACTTTGCTGGGCTTCGCCTCACCCCGCAGCTGGAGGGCTGGATCTATAACATCACGCACGGCCAGGGGCCTGGGCAGCTTAAAGAGGCCTTTAAGATCACCTCCCGAGATGCTCTCAACGTCTCCCAGGCCTGGCGCCACGCTCTCCCCTTCCCAAAGATCCACCGGGTGCAAGAGCTGTGCGCTGGTGCCCTCCGGGTGCTGGGCTACCGGCCGGTTGACTCTGAGAAGGAACAGAAGGACCTCACGTTGGATTTAGTGCTGCCCCAGGGAAGGAGCAAGTTCAGCTGGACCTCATCTGCATCCTCCTATGCTCGAGAGAAGTAGGGCCACAGCCTGCCAGCACTTCCTGGGCGGGAAGCTTTTATTTAAGGACATTTTAAGTGCATCAGCTACCTGATGGATCCTTCTCTACCTCCCCTAAAGGGAAAGGGGAGCTGTCTACCAGAGAAAAGCTGGATGATCTCCACAAGGGATGGGAATTTCTCCACTAATACTCAGATTTGCTGACGCTGGGAACAGTTTTATGTAAATAATACCTGACTGTTTTATAattgaatggattaaaaaaaagttccaaagCACCGCTGATTTTTCCCTCTTAGCTATAATTTTTCTTTGGCTTCTTTTCAGTTGACAAAACCTTTTATCTCCTTTCCCTCAGCCCCCAGCCcattcttctgtttccttttgatCCTAGACTGCTACCTATCAGCCCATAGCATCCAAGTAGAGAAATTGACTCATATGACTTATTTTAATTATGAATTTAACTTTGATGAATGAAAACATTGAACACATATTTGAAACCATTTCAATAAAGAACAAATCCTCATgtccaaataaataataatagtaactggcaattatatagtgtatataattatatagtatgtatacatgtacgttgtatatatacatatacacaattatATAGGATATATAAGGTCTGTAAGGGGCttttcatatgttatctcattcacTCCCCGaatcctggaagataggtgctattatcacccccattttacagatgagaaaactgaggttatgGAAGATTAAGTAGTTctttaactcagatctttctagctccaagtccagcgctctatgcactgcaccacccagctgtctctATGAAAGTATTTGTTATTTCCTCTCTATCCCATTACCATCTCTTCATACATTAGCATATGTctaaatgcatatattttatgtagtCTTAGTCAATGTATGTATTGTACTTCTAATTCTTCcctttgcattatttcatgtaTTCTCATATTACTttgtattctttttatttgtcatttttaatggCATTAGAGTTATCCTATCTGTACcatggggtagtggatagattgctggccTTGGTATTGCAAAGACCAAGGATCAACCCTTACAGGATATGAGACCAGCTAGGTGCAGTAGATGGAgttccaagcctggagtcaggaaatactcctctttgtgagttcaaatgtggcctcagaagcttactagctgtgtgaccctgggcaagtcacttaaccctgtttacctcaatttcctcatttttaaaataagctggagaaggaaatgtcaaaccactccagtgtctttgcccagaaaaccccaaatggggtcacaaagaatcagacatgactgaagaacaactcagcaacaacacaGCTGTacaccatgggtaagtcacttaagctcactGAGTCTTAGGCAACACCTTCGCTATATATTGTAGATGAGTTGTGATCTTCATAGATATAGAGAATTCCCATATCCTGAGCTATCATACTGATGAATTCACAGGTCATTAACATATagtatttctttatattaatataccacaactcgtttagCTACTTCTCAAACACTGAacattttgcttttcaaattttcATCATACATAATATAGCTATGAATATCTTTACAAAtacaatgctttttaaaaaaaattattcttgagGCAAATTCCTAGTAATGAGATTATTAAACTGAAAGTATGatcagttttataattctttgtgtAGTTAAAGATTGCTCACCCAAAAGATTATGCTATTTTTTCAGTATCATTAATATATCTTTCTTCACATCCCCACCAGCATTGAATTTGTTATTTGTATCTATTTTTCTAGATATAAAGTAGTACCTTGCTCTAATTCACTCTTTTTAAATTAGTGAGAGCAGTTTTTTTCCAAGCACTTATTTATAGTTCATGTATCTCCTTTtgtaaattttctattcatattcttttacTATTGAAAATGAGGCCAGCACTTATATACTCCTGTGTTCTGGATGCCAGGTTTttatctgataaaaaaaaaagattttcccccaaataATTGCATTTCTTTTATCTTGGCTATATTATTTCTCATTGTacagaattgttttgtttttatatgtatataataaaatccATCTACCTTGTCCCTGATAATTTCTAACATTTGTTTGATAGACAAGAATTTATCTATCTGCCTTCTAAAACTGAGCCAGATATATTATTCCAATTTCTTCTAACCTTTTTCTGtggtttaaaaataattaatttatcgATCTTACTGAAATTTATTTTGTGATTTATAGTATGAGGTATGAACCTaaatttggtgtgtgtgtgtgtgtgtgtgtgtgagagagagagagagagaaactaactTCCCCAACAGCGTAATTGAATAACAATTTTTTTCCCGTGTTTAATATGTAGAGGTTTATCAAACATAAATTTTTAATATACCTTTAGTGCTCTTTCTGGAATTTCTATTCTGGTCCGTTGATTGATTTTTCTCCAGTAATATAATTTAGAAGTGGATGCAAGCATTAGTGTTCACTTGCTTAAACCTGTTACTTAGATGCTGTGTGAACAGACTTTACTGGTTTTAGTATCCCATCCATATTGTTAATAAGACAATCTCACATCGAAATCATTCTGTAACCTGCtatgcctctctctctcattctcattctctctctctctctctctctctctctctctctctctctgtctctcttcccctcccccatcttttcctcttctctctccttcctttctcctccccccaccttcacTCATCACTACAAGGCTGGTCTGAGACAAAATTACCTTctcaaatttctctttcttctttcaatctctccttttagccccctttcccctccttcttcccctcttccacccCTAAAATTACCTAATACTCTTATTTCTCCTTTCAAAGCTCTCAGCTCCTTTCCTAGCTCTCAGCACCTTAGAAAAGGTCTGATAAACTAATTCAATGAGGCAACTAGATGGTTCATTGAATACATTGAATAGAGCCCCGGGACTGGAGTCAGGActcctcctcctgagttcaaatccaacttcaagaaactttctagctgtgtgacccagggcaagtcacttaaacacatttgcctcattttcctcatctgtaaaatgaactggagaatgaaatgaccaactattccaatatttttgccaagaaaaccccaaacggagtcatgaagaatcagacactactaaaatggctgaacaaatgaggAAGAATTGTACAAAGGACTTCATAATATCCTCCAAACCAAGTCAACAAATGCCAGTGATCTTAATGTTAGAGTGGACACAGAGAAGGATAGGGAAAAGTGGTGGAGAATATATAGTTTGggattaataaatgaaaaatatcaaGGGTTTTTAGATTGCTCAGAAGTCTTGTGCCTAatcatcatgaatactttcttctttttttaaaatttattttttatttttagtctacaacattcagttccacaagtttttgagttccaaattttctctccctcccactcctccccccaaccctccaagatggtatgtaatctgatataggttctacaaatACCTtagcattgaacttatttacataatagtgcAGTTGTAATGAAGAGTTataaccgatggaatgaatcatgagaaagaagaaacaaaacccaaaaaggaagggggaaaaaaaaagagaggaaatagtttttctcaatctgcattcagatgctgtaattctttttctaaatgtggatagctttttccatcatgagtcttctggagctgtctttgaaccttgcattgatgagaagagccaagtcaatcGAAgatagtccttacagatacctatctgtaattgtgtataatgttcccctgcttctgctcccctcactcagcatcagttcatgtaagtctttccaagttataatgaagttcatctgctcctcatttcaatagtattccattacattcatataccacaatttttttagccattccccagttgatgggtatccccttgatttccaattctttgccaccacaaaaagagctgctataaatatttttgtacatactggtccatttcccacttgtgtgatctctttgggatataaccctagaagtggtactgctgggttaaagggtatgcacatttttatagccctttgggcatagttccaaattggtctccagttcacaactccaacaacaatgtaacaatgttccaattttctcacatcctctccagcatttatcatttccctgttttgtcatgttagccaatctgacaggagagatgtggtacctaagaattgttttgatttgcatatgAACAATTTCTTTAAGAAATAATTTGGAAAAAGACAATTGtgaaggactcataatgaaaaatgctatttacctcttgagagagaactgatgaagtatgagtgcagactgaagcataattttttcattttttttgtttttcttttttgcaacatggctaatatggaaatatgttttgcatgatttcacatgtataattgatatcacattgcttgtcttctcaataggCGGGgcaggaatggaaggagagagaaaatttgggactcaaaaaaaattttcagtgttaaaaataaataataagtgtattttaaaaaaagaaatagttcatAAGGCACTAGATAGGGTGAACAAAAACCATCAAAAAATTGATTTTGACAataatttaaaagattaaaaagtgGTCGATTACTGGTATGGGAGTTATATTTAGATCAGCTGTGTACTTTTAAACCATTGACTAGATatagcaaaggtcaaaatcaataccaaattaaaaGTTAGtaaaaagataagaagaaaaaaactttgtCCCATGACAATAGTTGCAATCAATCTCAACTAAATTGTTGGTgctgaaaaataggaaatggataaaGGAAATATATTGATTCTGATTACTACCATTTCTATGGAagttttattaatgtaagcaGTGATGATAAAGAGGTCAAAAGAACCCAGAAACTGCCATGCCATCAAACACTTGATCTCATTTATGAAGCAAAGAGATGTGGCAGCTAATGGCAGCAATAGCTTAGAGAagaggttcttaacatttttttgtgttatggatccctttggcaatctgatgaagcctatggattccttctcagaacagtggctttaaacacataaaataaaatacatcagatgacagaggaaaccaattatgttgaaagtTGACAGTcaagtcaacagcatttattaagtgcctcctatggcTTTGCATTATggtaggtactggagatacatgGAAAAGCCAAAAATagcccttgttctcaaggagcttatggggtgagacaacatacaaacaaaaacactctctctctctctctctctctctctctctctcgttctctctccttaagtatgtgtgcatatatatgtatatatatacatgtgtgtttgtatacacacatatagaatatatatatataggataatagaatatagaaaaaaaaactggggatattccacagagggaaggcactaggattcagagggattgggaaattgaaaaacaacaaactCATGGACTCCAACCTTTGGTTTAGAAAATACTCATTTGCAATATGTTATGGAAGAGAAGGATGGAAGCTCTTGAATAGTATCActtcacaaaaatgaaaaataaacagtGGAGAAAGAAGTGAGTATTTAGAAAGCTATGGGTGAAATACAGCTATGTTAGAAGGAGAACAAAAACTATAGAAAAAGGAACCAGTTGGTCCTACCCTGAGATCAGCAGAACAACTAACTGCATCTGGGCATGCAACACAATATTATATGAGGAAGCAAAAATGACACTTAACGAGATACAATCAGTAAGTACTCCTGGACCAGACCCAGTAGACAAAGGAAACCATGCTGAAGGTGACGTAATTTCAAAAGTACCGAGAGACCAGCTTTCAATATGTCCCACAGAAGGGGAAATATCCCAGAATTGTAACATCTCAGAATTAAAAGGCCACCCGGTCTGTTTAATCCATTTATCATCTGAATGAGAATCCCCTTTCTCTTCAGTAAGTGGTCATTCTCCCCTGGAAGACATCCAGTAATGGGAAGCCCACCATTCTCTGAGGCACTCCATTTGTGTAGCTCTAATAGTTAAGGACATTTTCCCTTAATGTTGGGTCTATGTATGCTTCTATGAAACTCCACCCATCGTTCCTAGTTCTCCTGTAAGAACAAggcagaataagtctaattcaTCTTCAATGTGCCAgaccttcaagtacttgaagacagttatatCTTCCAAAAAACCTCCTCTCCTCCAGTTTAACCATCTCTAATTTCTTCAACCAATCCTTGTATGGGAGAATCTCAAGGTCAATCATGATCTTGGcccctccttctttagatttattctGACTgaaatgcccttcctaaaatatggcatccAGAGATAGGATCTGACAAAAGCCTGGTAGAGTGGGACTATGACCACCCCTCTGAACCCCGCACCATGTAGCAGGgcattatacttttttttaatgcaggcTAAGATTGCattaagtttttttgttttgttttgttttgttttttgactttggctagatggctcagtagacaaagaggtggacttctaatcaggaagacctgagtccaaattctgcCTAATACGTTTACTGGATGTGTGATGCTGGTCTAGTAAATTATCCTCtctcattctcagtttcttcatctgaaaatgaggataataactagcctttatatagcactttaaggtttgtgaagtgctttacaaataatatctcatttgattctcacaacaactctgggaagtaggtgctattattatccccattttacagatgagactaaactgaagtagacagaggttaaatgacttgcccaggatcatacagctagtaagcatgtctgagaccagattccaactcgggtcttcttgactccaggaccagcactctatccactgtagcgcCACCTAGTTGCATTAACAACTGCACCTACATTACAGAGTTGTGAGAAATAAATGAGATACTACGTGTAAGGCGATTTGTAAATGCTAaatcactgtataaatgctagctcttatttattatttttatataaattttatatatctattattatgttattatatcacactgttgactaaTACAAGATTTGCAACTTATTAAAACGTCTagattttttcaaataaatagcTATCCATCCACATCTCCCCCAAATagagaactttatatttatttctattacaCTTCATTTTATGAGATGATACGTATTTGGATAAGTTCCGAAGCTACCTAACTGTACCATTGTTTAGCCCATGCTAaatgaatagggaaaaaaaatcatattattaggtggtgcaatggagagagcactgggtctggagtcagaaacactcatctttctgaattcaaatctagcctcagacactcactagtgttatgaccctgggcaagtcacttcactctgtttgcttcagcttcctcatctgtaaaatgagctagaaaaggacatggcaaagacctccagtatctttgccaagaaaattgcaaatggggtcacaaagagttggataggactgaaaaaagactgaacatcAAAAATCAAAGACTAAGAAGATATCATATCACTCCAATGTCATAtcactttttcttctctataaaatccTCATCTATACGGGTATTaagggtatccttgatgaaaatctGAGACTGTAACAGGCAGACTTTCTTAGATGATTCTCTATGACAGGGTACATCTTCACtgtcacacaattgactgaaaggtggAGAGAAGACAAGGTCCTGTTATGTCTATTGTTTGTTGACTACAAGAAAGATATTTTATTTGGTAGAACAAAAAGCTGCCTAAATGGCTCTTCTACAACCAAGTGCTTCCCATGCACATGTTAAGATCATACAATATTCCTTAATAGATTCTGCCACAGTGATAGCTTTTTCAAATGGCCCCATGATTATCAATAAATAAGGAGACAGTGTTTGCCACTGTCACAGAAAATATTCTGAGTAGAGTTCAAACAGAACAGAGATTCTCTATAAGTGGTGAGGTCTACCAAATGCTTTTCTGTTTGCAGATTATTTCGATTTCAAGTCCCAGAATGCCTTAAGGACTTTCTCCTCAGTTAATTCTCTGGCTACTTGAGGTATCACACTAAAAATccatacaggaaaaaccaagtggatgaaaaatgtctaaTGTTCAGACTATGACCTAGGAGTTGGATGGGCAATTTGTTTTGTTGGTATATataaatacttaatatatatAGTTAGCATATATCTGTATGTTTATATGCACCTATCACATAGAAGGTATATGAATATTTGCTGAAAGAGGGATTCTTTAATAACAGCTCATATTTATGTATCTTTTTCCAGTTTAACAAAGTGTTTCTTAGGTATTGCAGATGGATGATAAGCTGAACCCAAAATTCAGTCAGAGGAAGAAAGCAGGCAGGATTGCATTGGAAACCTGTGAAATGCTTTCAATGATCTCAAGTTGCTCCTGAATGCTCATCTTTTAAATACCAATATTCTAGCTGGGTAGGGAGCACATCCCTGTAATCCAagctactggggaggctgaggttggcagatctcttgagctcaggagttctgagatgCAATGGACTAAGCCAATCAGGTGTCTGTACTAAATTCTCCATCAATTTAGTGAGCCATCGGGGAGCACAAggccaccaagctgcctaaggaggggtgaatCAGCCTAGGTCAGAAGTGGAGCAGGTCAAAACTCCTGTGTCAATCAGTAGTAGCATCCAGCCATTGGTGGCACCTTTACTTCCAGCCTTGTGAGAGAGGGAGATCtagtctttgaaaaaaaaatctagtgatGCTATGTGGCTGTGAACCATAGAACACCATAGTTTCTCAAGAATAGAATTACAGGTGAcccaaaagacaaaaaggaaaggaatggtgGAAGCCAGCAGGCAGTGACACATAACACTCACTTGTGCAAGAAGTCAAGCAGAAGTCAAtgactggacctttgatttcattgatacatggggcattaagaggttaaaggacttgcccaggcacacctagtatgtatcagagatgacacttgaactcaggtctttctgactcagagaccagctctttatccacaGTGTCAAGCTGTTCCTTTGGGCAAACAGGAAATGTAAGATCAGAAAATATGGTGGGTTGCTCATGTAAGCAGCCACAAGGAACTACAAATGCATAGCATGAACACTACATTTACACCCACTAAGTAAAAGAAGGCCTTGAGGAACAATGAGCAGATCCTTTATGGTGGATGTGTGGGAGGGAGGACATGGAGGAGAATTAATTGCACAGGAGGACAATCCAAGGATGGGGTTACGATCTAAATCACTGGAAGGACTAAGACGAATGGGGAACagctccaggccacatgtggtcctctaggtcctcaagtacagccctttgactggattcaaacttcacagaacaaatccccttaataaaaggatttgttttgtaactcagtcaaaaggccacaccccaaaatctagaaggccacatgtggcctcaaggctacaggttccccagccctggactAAGAGATCCTGGATCAACTGAAGTATTGAAGAGGTTTTTCATTTCACCTAGAATGAGGCAAAGCAAATACTCAAAGTGTCTAAAGAAGAGCAGATGTCCCCCCATTTTCCCTAAGCCCAGAATGAAGCAGCTGCCAGAACCTTTGGCCCAAGAGAACCAAGAGCACCTGTCACCAGAGGTGACATCTTCACCTTCCACTAGGCTTTTTTCTCTCATCTGCATGTGTGGAGGGAGAGGTTAATGGGAAGACGGCCCAAGACTGAGGGTGATGGCACCCACTTCTCTCTCGCCTTTGGGAAGCTAGACTTAAGCTAGTCTGGGGTTGGAGCCCCCTTAGACCAATTTGGCTCCAGGATGGGAGAAAGGGCAAGGTATCCTATTTTCTCCACCAGGCTGGGCACTTTCTAAGAAGGCAATTTCCCTGTTTCCTTTCTCTCCAGAAtacatggtctctaaggtcctccAGCTCTGAACGGATGGTGTTGTGATCCCATGAGATACACCTGGCTTGAAGTCTATTGTCCAGTCCAGTGGATCCCAAtgtttcaacaacaaaaaaagtgctTGAACTCTCAAGTCATTTCATATACTACTTATAATATTCTGCAATTATTTATTGCTTAAGGCACCATTAATGAATTTTTAGCCTCAAATTGCCTGGACCATCACTCTCCAAGGggtttgcaaacctttaagcagGAACCACTTGGTTAGTTCTTTAGGCTGTGTGACCTGTAAAGAGCAGAGTAAGTACGATGTAGTAAGGTCCTGAGGACTTAGGAAATGTCCAAACATTCATATCATCACATGTTACACATCAAAGGAGCATAATTctgcaaacacaaaacaaaacttatAGGAAAAGTAGGGCTTTTATCATAATGTTCTTTTCGCCCTCTAGTGGCAAAGTGAAGGCATTACTCCtgttatttcaaaataaaatctaaagttCAATAGCCTGGTTGTGTAGCCTACAAATCTTTTCTAGTCCCCAGTGAAATAAGGTCACTTCTCTGGGAATGGACAGTCTCCTCATTTTTAGGTTATGAGATGCTCAAATCCCGACTCACCCCAACATACATCATTAAAATAGCGACTTACAGCGCTTCGGGATTTGCA
This region of Trichosurus vulpecula isolate mTriVul1 chromosome 3, mTriVul1.pri, whole genome shotgun sequence genomic DNA includes:
- the CHST6 gene encoding carbohydrate sulfotransferase 6, which codes for MAWLRISSTAMAVLFMVQTGLLLYLYTHHNHLLPSFKEKPAHVHVLILSSWRSGSSFVGQLFSQHPDVFYLMEPAWHVWVTLSQSNAEVLHMAVRDLVRSVFLCDMNVFSAYLPWYRTLSDLFQWAVSRALCSPPACSAFRREDITSEAACKSQCGQQPFRAVAKACRSYSHVVLKEVRFFNLQVLYPLLTDPSLNLHIIHLVRDPRAVLKSREQSAKALARDNGIVLGTNGTWVEADPGLRVVQEVCRSHVRITEVAMQKPPPFLQGRYRLVRFEDLVRNPLAEIQSMYDFAGLRLTPQLEGWIYNITHGQGPGQLKEAFKITSRDALNVSQAWRHALPFPKIHRVQELCAGALRVLGYRPVDSEKEQKDLTLDLVLPQGRSKFSWTSSASSYAREK